The proteins below come from a single Dasypus novemcinctus isolate mDasNov1 chromosome 22, mDasNov1.1.hap2, whole genome shotgun sequence genomic window:
- the SLC17A3 gene encoding sodium-dependent phosphate transport protein 4 isoform X2, protein MDWVPSFCSVRYGVAYVTQLCNFTLIAHNVIINITMIAMVNGTDHQSQVNGSTERLPIDLSGDLNKAPEKLPAGAPVYNWSPQIQGLIFSAVNYGMVLTPAPSGYLAGRIGAKRVVGAALFGSSFLVLCTPLAAEFGVVYLIITRTVQGISQGSGLGGQFALWEKWGPPHERNRLCTIALSGMTLATFITIFLGGFISQTYGWPFVFYIFGGIGCVCSFLWFVLVYDDPVSHPWISISEKEYIVSSLAQQARPSKQSLPIKAMLKSLPLWSLFLCCFSFQWLITVLIVYIPTYINSLYIVSTRDNGILSAIPFIASWVFGLLGGQVADLLLIKGVRLGTVRKITTLLGNLPSSVLLVALPYLKSSYMATVALLTASCGLAPLTQSGVYINALDIAPRYSSFLFGISRGFAQIAAVLAPIVSGYLLNQDPEFGWRNVFLLLFAINILGLIFYLIFGEADIQDWAKERKLTRL, encoded by the exons AGTCCCAGGTCAATGGTTCTACTGAGCGGCTTCCTATTGACTTATCTGGGGACCTAAACAAAGCCCCAGAGAAACTTCCTGCAGGG GCGCCTGTGTATAACTGGAGTCctcaaatccagggcctcatCTTTAGTGCTGTCAACTATGGCATGGTGTTGACTCCTGCTCCCAGTGGATACTTGGCTGGAAGAATAGGAGCGAAGCGAGTGGTTGGTGCTGCTTTGTTCGGATCCTCGTTTCTTGTTCTTTGTACCCCATTAGCAGCTGAATTTGGAGTAGTTTATCTCATTATAACTCGAACAGTCCAGGGCATAAGCCAG ggATCAGGATTGGGGGGCCAGTTTGCACTGTGGGAAAAATGGGGTCCACCACATGAACGAAACAGACTCTGCACAATTGCTCTATCAG GAATGACACTAGCCACCTTCATCACCATCTTCCTGGGTGGCTTCATCAGTCAAACCTATGGGTGGCCTTTCGTCTTCTACATCTTTG GAGGCATTGGCTGTGTGTGCTCTTTTCTCTGGTTTGTTCTGGTTTATGATGACCCTGTTTCTCACCCATGGATAAGCATCTCAGAAAAGGAATACATCGTATCCTCCTTGGCCCAACAG GCCAGGCCTTCTAAGCAGTCTCTTCCCATCAAAGCGATGCTCAAGTCACTACCCCTGTGGTCGTTGTTTCTGTGCTGTTTCAGTTTTCAGTGGTTAATTACCGTATTAATTGTGTACATACCGACTTACATCAACTCCTTGTACATTGTCAGCACCAGAGAT AATGGGATCCTCTCTGCCATTCCCTTCATTGCCTCCTGGGTCTTTGGTCTCCTGGGAGGCCAAGTGGCTGATCTCCTTCTGATCAAGGGTGTTAGGCTCGGTACAGTAAGGAAAATCACCACACTTCTAG GAAATCTCCCCTCCTCAGTGCTCCTTGTGGCCCTGCCTTACCTCAAGTCAAGCTACATGGCAACAGTGGCCCTTCTGACGGCTTCTTGTGGGCTAGCCCCACTGACTCAGTCTGGGGTCTACATTAATGCCCTAGATATTGCTCCAAG ATATTCCAGTTTTCTCTTTGGAATCTCAAGGGGATTTGCACAAATAGCGGCAGTCCTGGCACCCATTGTCAGTGGGTATCTTCTCAATCAG GACCCTGAGTTTGGGTGGAGGAATGTCTTCTTGTTGTTATTTGCAATTAACATATTAGGATTGATCTTCTACCTCATATTTGGAGAAGCAGATATCCAAGACTGGGCTAAAGAAAGGAAACTCACTCGTTTATGA